In Enoplosus armatus isolate fEnoArm2 chromosome 12, fEnoArm2.hap1, whole genome shotgun sequence, the DNA window AATGGCTAATTTGACTTTCTatcttatatttaaaaaaatacattgctATTAACATTActaaacaaattaatataaatgaaaaataaacattttggaaaaatagAAAGGAAAAAGGCGTTTAGTAGTAGAAGAGAGGATAATAAGGATGAATAATCACTTCTTACTGACTGCTCTCAATTTACTTTCACAGCGGTATACTTAAGAATGTGTCCGATTACTTCTCAGATTACTCTTATTGAAACTCCTCATTGTTTTTCTCTAAAATTCCAATTAAACTTGTATAAAAGTGTATTAGCTTTGGTTGCAGGTGTACAGTATGACACTGCATAGCATAGAAAAAACGTAACTTAATGAGGCAATGAAGGCTCCTGACGCCCAGTATTCATGTTAAATGGTATTTTGACCCATCACCCTGCAGAGGGTATCAGGCTGTGCTGTCAGGAGTCTACTGAGCCCTCTAGTTCTGGTCTGCAGGTAACTTCTGGGAAACTTCTGTTGACTCTTTTCCGcatcttcttttctctgcagcGCTGTGATGTGACGGAGCACTGGGTGTGTGGCAGCAACGGCAGATCCTACAGGAATCACTGCGAGCTGCACAGAGACGCCTGCATCAGCCAGACCAAGATACATGCGGAGCACAGAGGACACTGTCTGggtcagtgcacacacacacacacacacacacacacacacacacacacacacacacacacacacatttaatacacacagacagttaaAGCTGTGTACAGTACGTGAGCTGTAACTGtgtggtctgtgtgtttctatttgCAGAGAAACCAACAAAGACAGACGTGAGCCCCAGTAAGTCTGCAGCTTTTGACAGAAttataaaagaaatgtaaataatcTTTTTCCAACACTCATATTCTGAGTTTAACGACTGGAGCCGAGAACGTGCATTGCCGTTTTATTTACGTGAActatttcatttgttgtttttgtgtgttcctgtgtttgcagtcgtgtgtttcctgtctgatcgtgattggctgagagagagagtgatccAGTGGATTCAAGAGGAGGTGGAATCTGACAACCTGGTCTCAAATGTGTCCTCAACCAATGACCTCCTGCAAACGTACTTCAAGGTCAGAAAgcctttcacttcctctcaCAGTCATCGCTTTTAATCCCAGTTTGAACTTCATTTCAAATCatgaaaagtaaagtaaagtcGACTGTTCTCCAGCTGTGTGAGATATTTAAAATCCAGCGTGTTTCACTCAACTGCTTGTGTGTTGCAGACGTATGACGACGGGGATTCAGAGCTCGATTCCAAAGAGTTCCTGAGCTTCCTGAAACATAACGAGACGGCCCTCAACCTCACATACTCTAATACTGTGGAGACTAACTTGTTactgaggtacacacacacacacacacacacacacactatgaatTCAGCGTGCTGGTTTAGACGTTTTATATATAAAGCTTGGATtgtatcattttctttttatataacATAATGCAACAAATTTTCACGTCGCCTACCTACAAGTTATATTTTTCAGGAATTCATTCTCATTCTTCATCTATGAAAGTGTTTACAACAAGAAGGTTAACTAATAGTAATATCACAGAATAAAAGTCATGCattaaaacctttatttaagcTTAAAgtgccaaaagtaaaagtactcaccAGGCAGTATGGTGTTTAAGtattgatgcattcatttgtaaatcacttcaatgttgcagctggtaaacgTGGGGctaatttaattgattaattaattatgttGAGATAAGCAACCGCCAAAAGCTcgacaaagctttttttttacctaatgCTTTTCTCCATGCACATGAACCctttcaaaatatataatataatgtgcaAAATACTGGCTTGGTTCTTAAAATggtgtaaaaatgtttcttctctttgtccAAAATGATGCTGAAACAATGGCCCAACTTTTCTGCTTCAAACTAATAAATGTCAGTCAGTTATCAACAACTGCATGCAAATTCTGAACTGCAAATTTAGTTTTAGATATAATTTTCTGAACAAATTTTGTAATTAATCCTTCATCATAGTAATCATTAGTTAGTGTCCAGAATCCTCCACTAACGGcgctcactctgtctgtctctcaggtctcTGTGTGTTGATGCTTTGATCGAGCTTTCGGATGAAAACGCAGACTGGAAGCTGAGTTTAACTGAGTTCATCAACTGTCTGACGCCCACCTACCATCCGTATGAGAGAagtaatgacacacacacacacacacattgatccTGACAGCTGACACATATTTATACCAACAATACACAGacattcaaaatatataaaccCAGTCTGAATTTGACAAATGCATGTTTTAGAGACACACTTCAGAGAAGTGGAAAACTCATTgcccaactctgcagtttgatagctgtttttcttctgcgTCCATTTACTCGTATGTCttcttatgtgtgtgcatgcagagtGCGctctggaggatgaagtgttcGAGGACGGAGCTGAAACTCAGATGGAGTgtaacaagtgtgtgtgcgcctgtggAAACTGGGTCTGCACCGCTCTGACCTGCACTGGTGGGGACTTTAAGTAGTGTATTGTAATAATGGCCTGTTTGGATAGATAGATTTGGCTTTCATCTTTGTGACGTGATCGTCTGTATTTCAGGAGAGCATCAGGTAGAGGAGGATGTTAAAGACGGAgcggaagaagaagaagaaatgacagAAGAGGAGTGGAGCAGGAGAGTGGCTGAACTCAACGCTTTATAGGTAGACGGTCTGAACTGAACTGCTGTGATGAGGACATATAATCCATTGTTCATCAGTCTCTTTGTATTGTAATGAGATTACTTCACTCAAAGTATTTTCACCACTTCACTTAAAGGCTGTTTTATAAAACGTTGTAAAAAACTAGACcacaatgacacaaacacacagtttatttatttgtgcaaACGTAACATAAAggcattattacatttaaacagaATACACCTTGAATGCACCACCAAGGAGAATTCAGTTTGCGCTTCCAGCGACTTCGGGTAGTAACACAACTTtagcaataaataaataaataaagctcaGTTAACATTAATTGTGATGGATTACCATCTCGAACGAGTTTAAATCTCTCCAAGTTAATTTTCTTAGTGttcagaaatgaatgaaaaacaatatataaaatataaattgtaTATGACTCATAGTTAATTTAGTTAATTGTTTAAATCATGCTGAACTATTAGTGTTGTCATTTAGAGCCAAAGTGCTGGCACAGTGTTTCCCCTCAGCTATATTTACTGTAAGCACTACCTGGTGAGTCAATATCCCCTTTTATCTGTTCCAACAGGACACCTTCACCATGGAGACCtgaggccacacccactgcacCTgtgccagccaatcagcagctgAGATAAGAGGATCTGTTTCTCTACAGTTTGCTTTCTACATTTTCATGGATCATATACTCCAgatgatgtttttttacatattcaAAGATTGTTGACATATCACTGTTTTCTATGGACACATGTAACTCAACTTGTCTAAACCttgattttattaattatttaaaaaaataatatttaaaatttcaagcaaaagcagcaaagaaaaatcaaaaaatgatCATTGATTGAGGTTGTCAACTTTGTTTTTAGAGGACAGTCAAACACTCAGGAGGTTGATTCAGGGTTAATTGTTAATGAGATATTATATTTTGTGATGTTAATGCTGATTCTTTTTATACTGTTGCTCTAATAAACACTTTATTGTACAACAAATGAATGAAGACTTTAATAGAAAAGGGAAACTGCTACATGAATTTAATAAGTTTATTCTTGTATTGTTTAACCTGAAGTATATGTGGAAGTATTAAATAATGATTAAATTATaatcaaaaacaataaaataataaataaatatttgcaaCAAACAATGCAATAAATAAGAGCAGCATAGTCACTGCAGTACAGAGAAGTTACAGTTGGTCAGAGGgtgaaaacaaagtaaaaagtCCCAAAACctgcaaaatattttattttaagatgatGTATAACACCATCCAATCATCAATAAGGCCTCCAGACAGGCTCCTCCCCTCTTATGGAAAGACACGCCCCTTCAATATAATTGTTCAGTGCAGCGACCACGTTGCGGTCCTCCCCCGTGGTTTGCAGCGGTTGGTTCGGCCCGTAGTAGAAGCTGCCCGGCTGGAACGGACCACTGTGGCTCagatgagggggaggaggaggaggaggaggagaagacaggtAGGAGCTGTACGGTGTGTGCTGGGAGGAGTaggagagagcaggaaggtGGTGGTGCATTCTGGGActtgaaggaaggaaggaagaagtcAGAGAGGTCATCTGGCCCAGGAACGACGGCTCATTGgtccacagagaggaggaaaaggatcTGCAATCTGGAGAGAGACAACATCAACAGCTCGTCCACACAAACATCAGAAACACGTTACACTGAGCATGAAAGCTTATTCGTTTGACACAAAATAACTTCCAACTggttttccagagctttcaaccgcaTTGCAAGGTCTTCCTCAGCagtttcttcactttgacataaATATTGAACTTCTGCCATTACCCATCGttatgacaactgggcaaactacATCCACTGAAGAAGACGCGATATGCGGTCGAAAGTTGGGACAAAAAGCTAGCAAGTGGACCTTAAGTTTGGATTTTGTTTGTCAAATAACACACGATtagtttttctattttatttgcTATTTCAGTTGGTTgtagtacagttttgaggtactttatgAGGTATTTCCAGTTACTTCACACTTCTCAGATGGAAACATAGTatgttttactccactacaactATAGTTATTaagatttttacatttaaaaatgtaaagtactATGATGCATTATTGGTGTATAAGTGTGGATAAAAAATATAGATATGTTAggcaatatttaaaaaaaaaacaatgtaaaggTTGAAACATGCTTTTATGGAGACACTGTACACATGCAGTCCTGTACGTGAACGTTAACACTGACATGATTGTTTGAGCAGggaaaatatattcagtgttgaGGCGTCACATGTCTGGTTTAAACAACAGACCCCCTCTCATACCTGATGATgcagtgcagctgctgctggaggaccTGAACACTCCCGACTTCACCTCCTTTTGCCTCtgccctgagagagagagaggcagagaagaagacagtAATTCTGACTGAAAGCTGGGAAAAAACCATCATACCATTTTTCTCTGAAGTGTACTGACGTCTTGGCAGCCGCTGGCCATCCACAGTCACCTTGATGGCTTTGTGTAAGGTGGCGATCTGAGGGGGCGAGGTCAGCACATTGATGGAAAGTGTGAAACTCTTGCCTGAAaaaagtaacacacacacatgtacaggaGAATTATATGggttttaaaagcatttaagtTAACAACAAACCATAGTCACATAGGATTACCTGTTACGTTAACGCAAGTGTTTAAACTCTGATAAAGTTCATTTCAGAGAGCTTTTCATGGTCCATGATTGATAGCTGATTGAACAGGACATGTATTCCTGTCGTATTTCTGTTTATCCTTCTAACTTAAAGATTATTGTCCGAGTTACAACCATAACTCCATCATATTGGAGCGTAGATGACAAGACAAAATGCCTAATTTCTGTGTGAGGGAGGGCATTGAAATTACAAAAGGTGGAAAtcaaaggggaggaggaggtgaggatgatAGGCTACTATCTTTCCTTCGCTGTGTTGAATGCAGTGAAGAGTCCCATCACAGGCCTCCGTCAGTCGATGTTTATGTATGTTAATTATTGTATCAGTAGGGTATCTGACTGTCTACCTCTGCCGCTGCGACCTATGAAGCGTAGGTCATTAAAGTGGGCGTAGCCTTGCTTCATGGTTGATGTGGCATTGCGTAGCTCAGCGCTGCTGTTGTCTTCATTGCCCGCCATCACTGTGACAACTACGCCATCTGGCACGTCGTTGCCCAGGGCAACCACCTGGAGGATGGAGAAAGGTTAGGACTGGTCCTAAAAAGGGATTTGTACAGAATCTGAGAAGGCCAAACTCAGGGCAAAATGTCCCTCTGAGATCTGATGACCTTTGACATAATGAACTGAAGACAGTCTTgaccagacagacaggcagacagacagacagacagacagatggatagaaCTTAGATGATTCCTCACAGTGAAGGCTCTCGGCAGGGTCTTGTTACACCTCCAGTGCTGCGGCAGGCTGCTGCAGAGGAAGTTTGGGCTGTCAGTTTGTACCAAGCCTCTGGGGGGCGCCGTGCTCTGCTGGTTGAGGGACCTCACCTCCTGATTGTCCAGCTGGCGGCTGGAgggtgctggtggtgctggcCGACACTTCACCACAGGATCTGAGAGGaagcaacagagagacagagagagttttcaacctttcttttgtctttattttttgttctgtcCTCTGAAATGTCGGCCATATCAGTCCgtaatggttttttttttgttattttgctgaAATCAAAATGGTAGACAAAGACTGTAATACACCTGCATTCACAGGCTAAACTAAAGTCTCAGCAAATAGTCTTAACTTGCTACTAAGATCAAGACCTGTTGAGTTGTTGTGTGAACCATCAGTGTTGCAGCCATCTTGGGTACCAATCTTTAGTCAAATAAACCAAGTTTAAGTACATGTTAAAAAGCAGTTTATCTTGATAGACTGGATTGTATAATTCTGTCCAATATGACCTGAATTGTGCTTCTGATTTTTGATATAAattaagaaaacacagaaattagTACCTGTCTGAAACCAGAGAGGTAAGAAGTCTAAACACTGGTCTTAAACAATTATATCAAGCTAGCTGAAATATTTAATCTAGTGTTAATATGGATACAAATTGCTAGCCTTCTTCTTGTTAGCTAATTTGGTCAAATTAGCTGTAGCTAATTATTGTTCCCCTTCTTCACCACTAGCTGTAGCG includes these proteins:
- the LOC139294380 gene encoding follistatin-related protein 1-like; the encoded protein is MLTISVLLLPLLLSSPPSSSSSPLAKDQSVCARTSCGAGRECVSTDRGEPVCRCLQRCDVTEHWVCGSNGRSYRNHCELHRDACISQTKIHAEHRGHCLEKPTKTDVSPIVCFLSDRDWLRERVIQWIQEEVESDNLVSNVSSTNDLLQTYFKTYDDGDSELDSKEFLSFLKHNETALNLTYSNTVETNLLLRSLCVDALIELSDENADWKLSLTEFINCLTPTYHPYERKCALEDEVFEDGAETQMECNKCVCACGNWVCTALTCTGEHQVEEDVKDGAEEEEEMTEEEWSRRVAELNAL
- the runx2a gene encoding runt-related transcription factor 2 — encoded protein: MASNSLFSSTSPMLYWDPVVKCRPAPPAPSSRQLDNQEVRSLNQQSTAPPRGLVQTDSPNFLCSSLPQHWRCNKTLPRAFTVVALGNDVPDGVVVTVMAGNEDNSSAELRNATSTMKQGYAHFNDLRFIGRSGRGKSFTLSINVLTSPPQIATLHKAIKVTVDGQRLPRRQRQKEVKSGVFRSSSSSCTASSDCRSFSSSLWTNEPSFLGQMTSLTSSFLPSSPRMHHHLPALSYSSQHTPYSSYLSSPPPPPPPPHLSHSGPFQPGSFYYGPNQPLQTTGEDRNVVAALNNYIEGACLSIRGEEPVWRPY